Proteins encoded by one window of Paenibacillus sp. DCT19:
- a CDS encoding AEC family transporter, whose product MLHSFMLTLYHVFLPISLPVIAGLLLKRFKNWDTKPLSTFSLYILSPALIFDTLLHAEITWTDVTSTLWFSIINLVALWLLAELLSRVFKLGASEKAGLTLVSTFTNCVNYGLPLVLLAFGQLGLDKASVYVIGQMIIVNTVGIFFAARSEFTVQKAMLSVFRMPSIYAATIAILLRSSDLHLPEALDGGISMIATGYAPVVLAILGAQMLRPRGSTEPWLPNVHRAFWTGLIVRLAAAPVLSYLILRALQVEGTLFSVLLILSSMPTAVNAVILAEQFNASPQFVSRCILWTTVASMGILPIMIVMVS is encoded by the coding sequence TTGTTGCACTCATTTATGTTGACGCTATATCACGTATTTCTCCCTATTTCACTTCCTGTCATTGCAGGTCTTCTGCTCAAAAGATTCAAAAATTGGGATACCAAGCCGCTTTCAACTTTTTCCCTCTATATTTTGAGCCCAGCCCTTATCTTTGATACATTGCTTCACGCCGAAATTACATGGACAGACGTCACAAGCACGCTCTGGTTTTCGATTATTAATCTTGTCGCCCTCTGGCTACTTGCCGAATTGCTAAGCCGAGTCTTTAAGCTAGGGGCAAGTGAAAAAGCGGGACTTACCCTCGTCTCCACGTTTACGAACTGTGTGAATTACGGGCTCCCGCTTGTACTATTAGCCTTTGGCCAGCTTGGACTAGATAAGGCTTCGGTTTATGTGATTGGACAGATGATTATTGTAAATACGGTCGGTATCTTTTTTGCAGCGCGATCTGAATTCACAGTTCAAAAGGCCATGTTGTCCGTCTTTCGTATGCCTTCAATCTATGCAGCGACCATCGCCATACTCCTTCGTTCATCCGATCTTCATTTGCCTGAAGCGTTAGATGGAGGGATCTCGATGATTGCAACAGGATATGCTCCCGTTGTACTTGCCATTCTTGGAGCACAGATGCTGCGTCCACGTGGGTCAACGGAGCCATGGCTGCCAAATGTTCACCGCGCTTTTTGGACAGGACTTATCGTGCGCCTAGCCGCAGCACCAGTACTCTCCTACTTGATCCTTCGCGCGCTTCAAGTTGAGGGAACGTTATTCAGTGTTCTGCTGATCCTGTCATCCATGCCAACCGCAGTAAATGCAGTGATACTTGCCGAACAATTCAATGCCTCGCCTCAGTTTGTATCGCGCTGCATTTTGTGGACAACCGTTGCATCTATGGGCATACTGCCTATTATGATTGTGATGGTTTCCTAA
- a CDS encoding lactonase family protein encodes MSETKRLIVLTGSYAEAENEGIYAYELNEDTGSLAKLDGIAGVKNPTFVNVDAEGNKLYAIGEATSAEGNKMSEAVALSIDPATGKLSLLNRKNSISAPPCHIQRDPSGRYLILSSYHGGLVGLQAVTDNGEIGELLDEKKHEGQGAHPERQDKPHVHSAFFSPDGKYMMVQDLGADKIAIYSIDADKNELVLHSETKTHAGAGPRHLAFHPNGQFAYVINEVDSSITSFRYDAAAGTLTEVSTVSTLPDGYEGKENTTAEITVSNDGRFVYGSNRGHDSIVVFAVDADAGHLKLVEHVSAEGEHPRHFALTPNGKLLIAANRDTNNIVTFTVDQESGRLKYTGHSTGVSKPVCVKPVYL; translated from the coding sequence ATGAGTGAAACTAAACGCTTGATCGTACTGACTGGCTCTTATGCCGAAGCTGAGAATGAGGGCATTTATGCATATGAATTGAATGAGGATACAGGAAGTCTGGCGAAGCTGGATGGCATCGCTGGGGTGAAAAACCCAACGTTTGTCAACGTTGATGCAGAAGGCAACAAGCTGTATGCGATTGGTGAAGCAACTTCTGCTGAAGGCAACAAGATGTCAGAAGCGGTAGCTCTGAGCATCGATCCTGCGACAGGCAAGTTGTCCTTGCTGAACCGCAAAAACTCCATTTCCGCTCCTCCTTGTCATATCCAGCGTGACCCATCCGGACGTTACTTGATTCTGTCGAGTTACCATGGTGGATTGGTTGGTCTGCAAGCTGTTACGGATAACGGTGAAATCGGTGAGCTATTGGATGAGAAGAAACATGAAGGTCAAGGCGCACATCCTGAACGTCAAGACAAACCACATGTACACTCCGCATTCTTCAGCCCTGATGGCAAATATATGATGGTACAAGATCTCGGTGCAGATAAAATTGCAATCTATTCCATTGATGCAGACAAGAATGAATTGGTACTGCACAGTGAAACGAAAACTCACGCGGGTGCAGGCCCACGTCACTTGGCGTTTCATCCAAACGGTCAATTCGCTTATGTAATCAATGAAGTGGATTCTTCAATTACTTCTTTCCGTTATGATGCTGCTGCGGGTACGTTGACAGAAGTATCTACGGTGTCTACATTGCCAGATGGATATGAAGGTAAGGAGAATACAACAGCTGAAATTACCGTTTCTAACGATGGACGTTTCGTTTATGGTTCCAACCGTGGTCATGACAGCATCGTTGTGTTTGCTGTGGATGCAGATGCAGGACATCTGAAACTGGTGGAGCATGTATCGGCAGAGGGTGAACACCCACGTCATTTCGCGTTGACTCCAAACGGCAAATTGCTGATTGCAGCTAACCGTGACACAAACAATATCGTAACGTTCACTGTAGATCAAGAGAGCGGACGTTTGAAATACACAGGACACAGCACAGGTGTATCCAAGCCAGTATGTGTGAAGCCTGTATATCTGTAA
- the hxlA gene encoding 3-hexulose-6-phosphate synthase: MKLQLALDLVNIPDGIALVKEVEQYIDIVEIGTPIVINEGLHAVKAMKEAFPNLQVLADLKIMDAGGYEIMKAAEAGADLVTVLGATNDMTIKGAVEEAKKQNKQVLVDMINVPDLEKRAREIDALGVDYICVHTGYDQQAAGQSPFEDLQTIKRAVKNAKTAVAGGIKLDTLPEVIKAQPDLVIVGGGITGQDDKAAVAAEMQRLVRQG, translated from the coding sequence ATGAAATTACAACTCGCACTTGATCTCGTTAATATCCCTGATGGTATCGCACTGGTTAAAGAAGTTGAACAATATATTGATATCGTTGAAATTGGTACACCAATTGTAATCAACGAAGGATTGCATGCTGTTAAAGCAATGAAAGAAGCTTTCCCTAACCTGCAAGTTCTGGCTGACCTGAAAATTATGGACGCAGGTGGTTACGAAATTATGAAAGCTGCTGAAGCGGGTGCAGATCTGGTAACTGTTCTTGGTGCAACCAACGACATGACGATCAAAGGCGCTGTTGAAGAAGCTAAAAAACAAAACAAACAAGTTCTGGTTGATATGATCAACGTACCTGACCTTGAAAAACGTGCTCGTGAAATTGATGCTCTTGGCGTTGACTACATCTGTGTACACACAGGTTATGACCAACAAGCAGCAGGACAAAGTCCATTTGAAGATCTGCAAACGATCAAACGTGCTGTAAAAAATGCAAAAACAGCTGTAGCGGGTGGAATCAAGCTCGACACGCTTCCAGAAGTAATTAAAGCACAACCGGATCTCGTAATCGTTGGTGGCGGAATTACAGGTCAGGATGACAAAGCAGCAGTTGCAGCTGAGATGCAACGTCTTGTTCGCCAAGGCTAA
- a CDS encoding helix-turn-helix domain-containing protein, with the protein MASEVKERINLKEINCEKELTLAVIGGKWKLIILWHLGLEGTKRFSELKRLIPHITQKMLTNQLRELEEDQLIERKVYAEVPPRVEYTLTDHGQSLMPVLHAMYNWGKNYGENVIWKA; encoded by the coding sequence ATGGCATCCGAAGTCAAGGAACGGATTAATCTGAAAGAGATTAACTGTGAGAAGGAACTAACGTTAGCTGTGATTGGCGGCAAATGGAAATTGATCATTCTGTGGCACTTAGGTTTGGAAGGTACCAAACGATTCAGTGAATTGAAACGACTCATCCCTCATATTACGCAGAAAATGCTGACGAACCAGCTGCGCGAGCTAGAGGAAGATCAATTAATCGAGCGTAAAGTGTATGCTGAAGTACCTCCGCGTGTAGAATACACCCTGACAGACCACGGACAGAGTCTGATGCCAGTGCTACATGCGATGTATAACTGGGGTAAGAATTATGGTGAGAATGTCATCTGGAAGGCATAA
- a CDS encoding LUD domain-containing protein, translating to MSSEHQQWLDQLEKKSREQQEHFMNDIASKLRRPRQRHAPTQPFRGAPSFWNELGWDEEKRIQAFTENFVSVGAHIARVQNLEEASQFITTKANELGAKYLIRQNEQAMTDLGLEHTLPDVQISVWNTKLDENWRARAAEADIGVVMADYATAYTGSVTVLSSPEKGRSVSLLPTVLIIIIPVERLYTRLGETLNRFDDVGRENLPAGIHFISGPSRSSDIENDLTIGVHGPGIVYGLIMG from the coding sequence ATGAGTAGTGAACACCAGCAGTGGTTGGATCAATTAGAGAAGAAGTCTCGTGAGCAGCAAGAGCATTTCATGAATGACATTGCTTCCAAACTGAGAAGACCCAGACAGAGACATGCTCCAACGCAACCATTCCGTGGTGCGCCTTCTTTCTGGAATGAGCTGGGGTGGGATGAGGAGAAGCGTATCCAGGCATTTACTGAAAACTTTGTGAGTGTGGGAGCGCATATCGCTCGTGTTCAGAATTTAGAGGAAGCCTCTCAGTTTATTACAACAAAAGCAAATGAGCTTGGTGCCAAATACCTCATTAGACAAAATGAGCAAGCGATGACTGACTTGGGACTCGAACACACCCTTCCCGATGTGCAAATTTCCGTCTGGAATACGAAACTGGATGAGAACTGGCGAGCACGTGCGGCCGAAGCGGATATCGGCGTAGTTATGGCAGATTATGCGACGGCTTATACAGGCTCTGTTACCGTGTTATCCTCACCTGAAAAAGGAAGGTCGGTTAGTTTGCTTCCTACGGTTCTAATCATTATTATTCCGGTGGAACGTCTGTATACAAGACTAGGTGAAACGCTGAATCGATTCGATGATGTTGGACGAGAAAACCTTCCCGCGGGTATTCATTTTATTTCAGGCCCAAGCCGTTCCTCGGATATTGAAAATGATCTGACCATCGGTGTACATGGACCGGGTATTGTCTATGGACTTATTATGGGCTAA
- a CDS encoding DeoR/GlpR family DNA-binding transcription regulator, translated as MLVAERYEKIVEWVDAQGSMRVTELSERCGVTEETIRRDLDKLEQAGRLRRSHGGAVTIKYKDEGQPEIPYPERAVTHADEKRRIADEAVKLVESGDRIALDASTTAWYMAAGLPNIPLTVLTNSIKVAAELSNKEQIRVIATGGQLASKSLSFVGPLAERSLDAYHVDKVFLSCKGVHLTKGISESNELQALVKQKMISIADEVILLADSSKFNIQAFTRVAEIESVSKVITDHGLDEEQVSMLEEQMIEFTRV; from the coding sequence ATGCTCGTTGCGGAACGGTATGAGAAAATAGTGGAATGGGTGGACGCACAAGGAAGCATGCGCGTTACAGAGTTAAGTGAACGCTGCGGTGTGACCGAAGAGACGATACGGCGAGATCTGGACAAGCTGGAGCAGGCGGGTAGACTCAGGCGGTCACATGGTGGAGCGGTCACGATTAAATATAAGGATGAGGGACAGCCGGAGATTCCGTATCCGGAGCGGGCTGTAACGCATGCGGATGAGAAACGTAGAATTGCGGATGAAGCAGTCAAACTGGTCGAGTCTGGCGATCGAATTGCCCTCGATGCGAGTACGACAGCTTGGTATATGGCGGCAGGATTACCGAATATCCCACTTACAGTTCTGACGAATTCGATTAAAGTGGCGGCAGAACTTAGCAATAAGGAACAGATTCGCGTGATCGCGACAGGCGGTCAATTGGCCTCAAAGTCACTGTCCTTTGTAGGGCCGCTGGCTGAGCGTTCTTTGGATGCGTATCATGTGGACAAGGTGTTTCTATCATGTAAAGGTGTGCATCTAACCAAGGGCATCAGCGAATCGAATGAACTGCAAGCCTTGGTGAAGCAAAAGATGATCAGTATTGCCGATGAGGTTATTTTGCTGGCAGATTCGAGCAAGTTCAATATACAGGCGTTCACGCGGGTCGCAGAGATCGAGAGTGTGTCTAAAGTGATCACGGATCATGGCCTGGATGAAGAGCAGGTTAGTATGCTTGAAGAACAAATGATTGAATTTACACGGGTCTAA
- a CDS encoding OsmC family protein translates to MKHPFHLKAVWNGGRNSEGHIDAGGLKSVISIPQEMGGPGTGTNPDEMLLGAAATCYVITLAAMLERSDITPYELTLESEATVDVTNNIFTYERIVHRPKIVLQADATESDEVKAERLAYKAEESCMISRAVAGNVIIETEPIIVKASVGPM, encoded by the coding sequence ATGAAGCATCCTTTTCACCTGAAAGCTGTATGGAATGGTGGACGCAATAGTGAGGGTCATATTGATGCTGGAGGACTGAAATCCGTCATCTCGATTCCACAGGAAATGGGCGGCCCGGGAACAGGCACGAATCCAGATGAAATGTTGCTCGGAGCAGCCGCTACCTGTTACGTCATTACGCTGGCAGCCATGTTAGAGCGTTCTGATATTACACCTTATGAATTGACGCTGGAATCAGAGGCAACGGTGGATGTAACGAATAACATTTTTACGTATGAGCGGATCGTGCATCGACCTAAAATAGTACTACAAGCAGATGCCACGGAGTCGGATGAAGTGAAGGCAGAGCGACTGGCTTACAAGGCAGAGGAATCTTGTATGATCTCAAGAGCTGTAGCAGGCAATGTAATCATTGAAACAGAGCCCATAATTGTTAAAGCAAGTGTTGGCCCGATGTGA
- a CDS encoding M57 family metalloprotease codes for MKRKILMSIMLFSALAMFGSTIYAATFLNYGYPSSTIPIRPYNYTSTWQTPMDASIANWNNAGAKVQFTKSNNSPNTITAGNFNNTAYGVNYASVSGSQVVSFRIELNASTISADATNLSNFIQSVFVHELGHSVWLGDNPTTSSPSIMSYTRNRNSMTKPQTFDINNVRSRY; via the coding sequence ATGAAAAGGAAAATTCTTATGAGCATCATGTTATTCTCAGCCCTCGCGATGTTTGGCAGTACAATCTACGCCGCAACCTTCTTGAATTACGGTTATCCCAGCTCCACCATTCCTATTCGTCCTTATAATTACACTTCTACATGGCAAACCCCGATGGACGCCTCGATTGCCAACTGGAACAACGCAGGTGCCAAGGTACAGTTCACCAAATCAAACAACTCCCCTAATACCATCACCGCCGGAAACTTCAATAACACTGCCTATGGCGTCAACTATGCTTCTGTATCAGGCAGTCAAGTGGTAAGCTTCCGCATCGAGCTCAACGCTTCTACCATATCAGCAGACGCAACCAACTTATCCAACTTCATTCAGAGCGTATTCGTGCACGAACTAGGCCACTCCGTTTGGCTTGGAGATAACCCAACCACGTCCAGCCCCTCCATCATGTCCTACACCCGCAACCGTAATTCGATGACCAAGCCGCAGACCTTTGATATCAACAATGTTAGATCCAGATATTAA
- a CDS encoding DUF2062 domain-containing protein, with protein sequence MSNQKSKTTRFARLRRAMKLNFLKLLRAPGGAHKVSTGFAIGFGLELIVISTASLIYLVFYPIVRLSGGSLPAAIVGNVVGKLTFLPIILMPLAKQIGSWILPAHSMGNGIVHESAWMELFRGNWSALSELLLGGLDILAGMSIFGATLGLISYFVVKFFYVRALNRRYERRLEKRHQAASSPSTAMLIRKPSQS encoded by the coding sequence ATGAGCAATCAGAAAAGTAAAACCACCCGATTTGCACGTTTGCGACGTGCCATGAAGCTGAATTTCCTCAAATTGTTACGTGCTCCAGGTGGTGCTCACAAAGTATCGACGGGGTTCGCCATAGGCTTTGGACTGGAACTGATCGTTATTTCTACCGCATCGCTAATTTATCTGGTGTTCTACCCGATTGTTCGGCTATCAGGTGGGTCTTTGCCAGCCGCAATTGTAGGGAATGTTGTTGGCAAGCTTACATTCTTACCGATCATTCTGATGCCGCTTGCGAAGCAGATTGGTTCTTGGATTTTACCGGCACATAGCATGGGGAATGGAATTGTGCATGAGAGTGCATGGATGGAGTTGTTCCGTGGGAATTGGTCAGCTCTGAGCGAGCTGTTGTTAGGTGGACTTGATATATTGGCAGGCATGTCGATCTTTGGGGCAACGCTGGGGTTAATTTCTTATTTTGTCGTCAAATTCTTCTATGTAAGGGCGCTAAACCGTCGGTATGAACGCCGATTGGAGAAACGCCATCAAGCGGCGTCATCTCCATCGACTGCTATGCTAATTAGGAAACCATCACAATCATAA
- a CDS encoding SOS response-associated peptidase, with the protein MCNRFSLAADLDEVRDHFKIQRVMYYYKNRYNISPTQHTPIILHQDGERVLDEFRWGFIPFWGRDAVNANLMTVHDNPSYYKLVETKRCVIPCNGLFYWRQEGKKSFAVRVVMPDRGLFGIAGLYEIWKDTRKQPLRTCTMLMTGANMVTREFGSKMPAILSETEIDTWLDPANTRVTQLLPLLKSYNSSDMHLYPVTPMVGNDEHDCYECVEEVEQKLAYVRSY; encoded by the coding sequence ATGTGCAACCGATTTTCATTGGCGGCAGATTTAGATGAGGTTAGAGATCATTTCAAGATACAGCGAGTGATGTATTATTACAAAAACCGTTATAATATCAGTCCCACCCAGCATACGCCAATCATTCTTCATCAGGATGGGGAGCGTGTATTGGATGAGTTTCGTTGGGGGTTCATTCCATTCTGGGGACGTGATGCGGTGAATGCGAACCTGATGACCGTGCATGATAATCCTTCGTATTACAAATTGGTGGAAACCAAGCGGTGCGTTATTCCATGCAATGGTCTCTTTTACTGGCGTCAAGAAGGTAAAAAAAGCTTTGCTGTTCGTGTCGTTATGCCTGATCGTGGTTTGTTCGGCATTGCCGGATTGTATGAGATTTGGAAAGACACACGGAAACAACCGCTTCGTACTTGCACGATGTTGATGACAGGCGCCAACATGGTTACCCGGGAGTTTGGTAGTAAGATGCCTGCGATTTTGTCGGAAACGGAAATTGATACGTGGCTTGACCCTGCTAATACTCGTGTAACGCAGCTTCTACCACTCTTGAAATCCTACAATAGTTCAGACATGCATCTGTACCCGGTGACACCGATGGTGGGGAATGATGAACATGATTGCTATGAATGCGTAGAAGAGGTAGAACAGAAGCTAGCGTATGTGCGCAGTTACTAA
- a CDS encoding DeoR/GlpR family DNA-binding transcription regulator: protein MLAAERYDRIVELVNATGSMRVSELSERCRVTEETIRRDLDRLEQAGRLKRSHGGAVSIKEDQPEIPYRVRETTHVEEKKRIALAAVSMIRPGDRILLDASTTAGYMAANMPDIPLTVLTNSIQVATELSSKDRIEVISTGGQLAGRSLSFVGPLAERSLETYHVDKLFLSCKGVHLESGGISESNELQARLKQKMVAISDQVILLADTSKFGVRAFARVTELSAVHAIITNQPLADDLMDRMSGYNIELTIV, encoded by the coding sequence ATGCTAGCAGCAGAGCGGTATGACCGGATTGTTGAGTTGGTTAATGCAACCGGCAGTATGCGTGTATCGGAACTGAGTGAACGTTGTCGTGTGACAGAAGAAACCATTCGTCGCGATCTGGATCGATTAGAGCAAGCCGGAAGGTTGAAACGATCTCATGGCGGGGCGGTTAGCATCAAGGAGGATCAACCAGAGATTCCGTATCGGGTGAGAGAAACGACGCATGTGGAAGAAAAGAAACGCATTGCCTTGGCAGCGGTATCCATGATCCGCCCCGGTGATCGCATTCTGCTAGATGCCAGTACAACGGCAGGTTACATGGCCGCTAATATGCCAGATATCCCGCTTACGGTGTTAACTAACTCAATTCAAGTAGCTACAGAGCTGAGTAGCAAGGATCGAATCGAAGTGATCTCTACGGGAGGACAGTTGGCTGGACGTTCGTTGTCTTTTGTAGGGCCGCTTGCGGAACGTTCCTTGGAGACATATCATGTCGATAAATTATTCTTGTCATGCAAAGGTGTTCATCTGGAGAGCGGGGGTATTAGCGAGTCCAATGAGCTTCAGGCTAGATTGAAGCAGAAGATGGTTGCCATATCGGATCAAGTTATTCTACTTGCAGACACAAGCAAGTTCGGTGTCCGTGCCTTTGCTCGAGTAACTGAGCTTAGCGCTGTTCACGCAATCATCACGAATCAGCCGTTAGCCGACGATCTCATGGATCGGATGAGTGGATATAACATAGAATTAACGATTGTTTAA
- a CDS encoding NADH-dependent flavin oxidoreductase: MNPKFNKMFEQVSLPNGIALKNRIVLAPMTHMSSNADGTVSDAELEYYARRTGGAGMSVTAVTYVTPNGIGFPAQFAAYDDSFIPGLKRLADTIKQQGSKAVLQIFHAGRLTPEQAVPAGQVVAPSAVASERPGSPLPRELSDEEITSIVRDFGEATRRAIEAGFDGVEIHGANGYLIQQFFSPHSNRRDDRWGGSVEKRLTFPIAVVDEVQEVVAKHTKLPFIVGYRFSPEEPETPGLTMEETYALIDALKEKNLDYLHVSLNEFWSKPRRGEADTRSRMEFILDRVGGKLPVIGVGSIHTADQAAEALESGVPLLAIGRELIIEPDWVEKIESGREEDIETILTKSDQERLVIPDGLWNAIVNTPGWFPMAEDK, translated from the coding sequence ATGAATCCAAAATTCAACAAAATGTTTGAACAAGTCTCTCTACCCAACGGCATCGCTCTCAAAAACCGGATCGTACTGGCGCCAATGACACATATGTCTTCCAACGCTGATGGCACCGTATCCGACGCGGAGCTTGAATATTATGCACGTCGTACCGGCGGTGCGGGCATGTCTGTAACAGCTGTAACCTATGTAACGCCGAACGGTATCGGCTTCCCTGCACAATTTGCAGCTTATGATGATAGCTTCATTCCTGGATTGAAACGTCTGGCAGATACAATCAAACAACAGGGCTCCAAAGCTGTATTGCAAATCTTCCACGCAGGTCGATTGACTCCTGAACAAGCTGTTCCAGCAGGTCAAGTGGTGGCACCGAGTGCAGTTGCCAGTGAGCGTCCAGGCTCTCCATTGCCAAGAGAACTATCCGACGAAGAGATTACGTCAATCGTTAGGGATTTTGGTGAAGCGACACGTCGTGCCATTGAAGCTGGATTCGACGGTGTTGAGATCCACGGTGCGAACGGATACCTGATTCAGCAATTCTTCTCTCCGCATTCGAATCGTCGTGACGATCGCTGGGGTGGTAGTGTTGAAAAACGCCTGACGTTCCCAATTGCGGTGGTTGATGAGGTGCAAGAAGTGGTGGCGAAACATACTAAACTACCATTTATCGTTGGTTATCGTTTCTCACCAGAAGAACCGGAAACACCGGGTCTTACGATGGAAGAGACCTATGCACTGATCGATGCATTGAAAGAGAAAAACTTGGATTATTTGCACGTATCCCTGAATGAATTCTGGTCTAAGCCAAGACGTGGTGAAGCTGATACACGCTCTAGAATGGAGTTTATCCTTGATCGTGTAGGCGGTAAATTGCCAGTCATCGGTGTAGGTTCAATCCATACAGCAGATCAAGCAGCTGAAGCGCTCGAGAGTGGTGTACCTTTGCTTGCCATTGGACGCGAGCTGATTATTGAGCCGGATTGGGTCGAGAAGATTGAAAGTGGTCGGGAAGAAGATATTGAGACTATTCTCACGAAATCGGATCAGGAGCGTCTAGTTATTCCGGATGGTTTGTGGAACGCGATTGTCAACACACCAGGTTGGTTCCCAATGGCCGAAGACAAATAA
- a CDS encoding DUF2500 domain-containing protein, whose product MIISNLRTWSANNAATLLTLHSTIVTKRTQVRGGGNSRASTYYYVTFELDNGERIELMVGGSEYGALVERDQGMLTYQGTRFKQFERDLQQQSGISTGRFYT is encoded by the coding sequence GTGATCATTTCAAACTTACGCACTTGGTCTGCCAACAATGCTGCTACATTGCTCACATTACATTCCACAATCGTGACGAAGCGAACCCAAGTAAGAGGAGGAGGAAATAGCAGAGCTTCAACCTATTATTACGTGACCTTTGAACTGGATAACGGAGAACGTATTGAACTGATGGTTGGAGGCAGTGAGTATGGAGCCTTGGTCGAAAGAGATCAGGGAATGCTTACCTATCAGGGCACGAGATTTAAGCAGTTTGAACGAGATCTACAGCAGCAGTCCGGGATAAGTACTGGACGTTTCTACACGTAA
- the hxlB gene encoding 6-phospho-3-hexuloisomerase, producing MSTNQYAADILKELERTLSQIDDAEMQVMAEHILAAEQIFVAGAGRSGLMGKAFAMRLMQMGLRVYVVGETVTPGISPKDFLLLCSGSGETGSLAAMAQKANKAGAPVGLITIKPESTIGQIADSVVRIPASAKEDTATAGASVTIQPMGSLFEQGLLLGMDALVLTLMEMKSMTGADMFGRHANLE from the coding sequence ATGAGCACAAATCAATACGCAGCAGATATCCTGAAGGAGCTGGAGCGTACACTGAGCCAGATCGACGATGCAGAAATGCAGGTAATGGCTGAGCATATTCTGGCGGCTGAACAGATTTTTGTCGCAGGAGCAGGCAGATCAGGTCTTATGGGAAAAGCTTTTGCCATGAGATTGATGCAGATGGGTCTTCGGGTCTATGTGGTAGGCGAGACCGTTACACCAGGTATCAGTCCGAAAGATTTCCTGCTGTTATGCTCAGGCTCAGGGGAGACAGGCAGTCTAGCAGCGATGGCTCAAAAGGCTAACAAAGCTGGAGCACCTGTCGGTCTGATCACCATTAAACCAGAGTCTACCATTGGACAAATCGCAGATTCGGTAGTACGCATCCCGGCTTCAGCCAAAGAGGATACCGCCACTGCTGGAGCGTCAGTTACAATTCAGCCAATGGGTTCCTTGTTCGAACAGGGATTGTTATTAGGCATGGATGCACTGGTTCTTACGTTGATGGAAATGAAGAGTATGACCGGAGCAGACATGTTTGGACGTCACGCTAACCTAGAATAG